AGTGTTTGGTTTTGGCGTGCATATCAAATAGAATGGGCCATTGTTATTAGACTCTCTCACATCAAACAGGGTAGAATCAACCTTGGATTTGTAATCAGCTACAGGGTAACGGTCTGAGGTTGGTCGAGCTTCAGAAATAGCTACAGGAGTACCTAGTACTGGAGATGAACCTTCTTTCTTAATTCCCTGTACTGGAAGTTGAGGACCGGAAGGTTCCTCAGGAGCAGAAGGAATAACCTCAGCAGAATCAGTAAATCCTTCAAAGGGTTCCTCAGGAGCAGAAGGAATAACTGAGCCTGATCCTACATCTCTAGAATGGCTTTCACCGCTATATAGATTAGTATCAATACCAGAGTCTGGTTCATCCAATCCATGTTGAAAGCCTAGACTTTGAGAAGTCTCAGATTGGAAGGtaggttcttcagattGTCCCTCTTTCAGTTCGGCGGTACCAAGGGAATTTTGTGCTTGTAAATCATCTCCACCGTAACACAGTCCTACAAGAAAGAGCGCATAGGGTATGATAAAGGccttcatcatcctcaaaGCATTCATGCAAGTCCTAGTAAACCCCAATATACTCTAGTATATGGAAAGTTTGTATTTGGTGATTCTAGAGTGTGTAGGGTTTTTTTCAAAAAAAAAAGCTCATGCAGATTCCCCACCTGGGTGAATAGAATAGGCCcatttttccatttatGAGTTACTGCTAAATAGCTTCCGTAAATACCTCAGCTTTCATTTATTTTATCATAGTCATAattatataaaaaataatGGCCGTATGCGGAGAAAATAGTCGAGTCTCAAAAACATTCTATCCAGCAAATTCCCCTTTATCGCACATTCAGATTAACATATTTGAATAAATGTGTGAATTTTATTGTTATAATTATTTATACTTACCGAATCAGATGAGTATGAGAGTCTTGTGTTTCCCAGAGCTGGTGTTGGCACGAAGAGTGGCGCAAAACCGCAGGCTTTGTAGAAGAGAGTCTGGGGTTCGTCAGACTTTTCAGGTTCTATTTTCTTCTCAAATACCATAGGAACCACTGGAGCCGTAAATCTAGATGGGATAGGTGCCTAAATTGATGTTGTATTTGAATTTAGCATTTGTGCCAAGACAACACCGGAAGTAAATGCCTTGCATATATACAAGAAAGTAGTTAGATATCACTGTAAACGTTCCTCCCAGTTATTTAAAAGTTCATATTCTGTCTAAAAACAGCGTTCACTCATTCAACTAACCTTTACTTCTGGAGCTTCTACGGGAACCCCCTTCGGTCCTAATATAAGTGGCTGTATAACTCTCGTTTGCGAGGCCATTGGTACTCCGGAAGTCGCCCCTGGTTGTAATATTGGTTGTGCAACAGGAGTTTGATGTACTATGTCCACTGGTTGAGAAAACCCAGAGGCTCCTCCCCTTGTGGCACTTTGGGCAGCCATCATAGGAGTAGAATGAGAACCAGCGGTAGTAGGAGCTGGAATTACAGAAGCAGTTTCTTGCATGCCTGGGAAGTGAGTATTTCCAGTTCTCATTTGGGTCAAAAATTGTTCGACCGACGGTGCCATTGCAACTTGGGTCCAACTTATTCTTTGCTGCTTTTTATTATTTATACTGTCTGCTCTTTGCACCTGTTTAATGTGGAACTCCTGAATAACCTCCGGAGGCACTCCATGCATACCCTGTACCACGCAGTTGATATCGTCACGGCCGTCTATTGCGTTTGGGACTCGTCTCTGAACCATTTTATGGACCTAAAAATGGGTGTATATTGAATTTAGAATGTATGGCTTGATGGGTTAACCAATGAAAGAGAATTACTTGGTTATACGGAAAACAAAGGCCGTATGAAATTGGAGAAACCAGCGCATTTTATGAGCAGAATGatcagtatggatgaatgaatgctTACTAAGGAGTAGAGTACGAGGATAAAATGTTTCTAGAACGCTCCTAGGGATTCTTCCCGGTAGTCTATCTCTTtagtatccatccatagtAGTTACTAGAGGGTATCCATGGAGAATTATTCACCCTCCCTTTAGCTAAGGCCATAAACCAGATGGGAAATACACTTACCTGTTGCATATGTACTAGTAGCCCATTGGCGGTTTCCAATTTGCGATTACATTCTTcacatttaaaatgtttagCCTTTTGGTGTTGAattaaaatcttttcatTATCAAACTCTCTGTTGCAAAAATAGCAAAAGGGCTTAATCATAGCCCTCTTCCGACTCTTTCTACCCATTTTATGCGAGGTTAACAGACATTTGATTTAAAGATGGACGGTGGAGAAACGTAGCAAACCCTACCGTTCTAATAATCCATAGGAGCAATATACTCCTATATGTGACAGTCCTTCTACAGAAAGACTGGTAGAAAGTTCAGCACAACAAAGGCAGAAATGACAGAGAAGAGAGAATTAGCGAGTAGTTCTAATGTGCACAAGTGTCAGCCCTGAACTATATCACCAACCGTCGCTAGTAAAGTTCTCACTTCAATCTTTGCCCTTTGTAGAGTTTTATTTGCGATTAAACTGTAATAGTCGCTAAAAATCGTCTCTTTTAAACTGAAAGGGTAAACTTCTCATATAAATCCTCAAAACTCCGCAATTAACGCTTTGCAGGGGAAATCCAGCAACTCTAAGCTTTAATTGCTGCCAATAATGTTGATAAAAATGCCAATATGAGGACCAAATAGTAATGGACAGAGGACCTCCTTAAAACCCAGTGAATTCTATTTTCTTTGGGCTAAAATATGGCAGAGCCATATATCAATACACTATAATCCAAAATTGATGGTTATAGTGTGTAATTAACACTTAAATAAAGAGTATCCCTCTGACCCAATGCCCAACTGCATCTCTGTCCACAAACTTCATCAAAAGGGTTATAAAATGGCACCTTTGCACACACTTTTCGTTTATATGTATATATTTATCAActaggaagaagaaagatCTCTTTTAACGAgaattttgtggaatctccagaggagccaagattccacaaaattcTTCTGGATCCCTCGCTATTCTTCTCCACTTTCTTATTGTCTGCCTTTTACTGTAACAATAAAGTCAAAAGAAGGTATTTTAATAGCAAAAATGGGTTCTAGGTTCATCCTTTCTGGGTGTCTAAAAGGTCGGCTTTTGTCAGTCTGTGAAAGGTCCTTTGGAGCGTATCGTAGTTTATCAGAACAAAGGGATCTGTGGATAGGGCATAGACGCTTCTCTACCAGGGTTTTAACAAACGAGAAACTCTCAGATATTAAAGGGTAAGTGTGCATGTTATACAAACGAATGTGAGTTGTGCGAGTACTATCAGAACTATGAGGATTATCAGTACTACCAGAGGTAGGAATGACCCACCGACGTCtgagactagggagtagatcactatggaatgaacaaggtGGATGAAGTAGTGACTGGCAGGAGCTCCTCATACCAGTATAATTCTGAAGGATCCAGTCTAGCTCCCGATGAGAGAGGCTAGAGCCAATGTTGGTCATAAGAATTTGagctcttcatcttttccCGTGGCTTACTGCGACAAATTTGGTTCTTTAATCATTGGAAATTGTCCTTTCATAGCTATCTATTACTGACGAAACATTAATATTATAGGAGCATCTCGGCAAAATTGAAGAATACACTGGGATCATCTCGAAATATCGCTCTTCTTGCGCCGATAAGTCTAACATCTTCAGTGTTATTCTCTGTAATGCTCTCTGAAGGATTTGCAGTTACTCTGGTTCCACTACCACATTTTCTACTAAAGGAAAGGATGCTTGCAGATAAAGTACAGACAGACCATAATACTCAACATATTCGGCAGAATTTGAGGAATTTGATAGTAGAAGGTGGTTTCGAGTTTTTAATGGTGAGTTAATGCAGACCACTAGCGAAGCTAGGAGGAGCATTGGATGAGTAAAGTCTGTAAGATGGCAGGAATAGAGTCCATACAGGAGCCATTATGACAACTGTATGGGATGTTTCCCCAGATACTGatgatattttgaaaatattagCCCTTTAGTCGCACCCTGATATCTACTACTGATCCACTACCTAGTGAATGGGTGCGCTGCATCTATTATCTCTGATGAATGAATTTAATCATCTGGATGTTATGGGAAAACACGTACTCTACGGTGTTGGCTCTTTCAATAAGGTTATCGCAAAGTACTCTGCTAATGCTCCTGGCTTAGCTACTATTTTACCACTTTTACATCCCACATTATATACACTCATCAATAACTGTACAGATAAACTCGTCAAGCTATAGTTTAATTGAACCGATAATTACAGATCTTTGTCTTCCCTATTGTGTAATAACTCCGGGCTCAATTCTGACTTCCACTCAACACAAAGAAGCTATAGCGGCTGGTCACTCGtatttggaatttttggaGTCCAAAGAGCTTGATGATCATATAGATAGatctttatcatcacaAAAAACTCTGCATGCACGGGATTTACTGGCAATGGAGATAGAAACACCGGATTGTATTTCTCTGGGGAAGCTCTGCGTATTCACGGAAATCCTCACAGCAGGTGCTAAAGCGGCAGTTTTAGCACTTGAAGGGATAAAAGCAGAAGctttaaaatttgtaaagcTTATTGGAATCAGAAAATCGGAACTCATAGCCAATCTTCTGGAACCACACGGAATTGCCGGTTATGTCTACGGTGTCATAGCTCCGCTTAGTGTAAACGCAAAAATCGCATTTCCTATGTTAACAATCCCATACGAGTCTATTGATTGTAtaaaaaatccacaaaatgTTACCGCACGTGAGAGGTATGACACAGTAACCTCAAGGGCATTTTGGGATTTTTTCAAGGCGAATGACGAGGATCTCACCATTATTTCCGACTTTGGAACCTGGAACACATATAAAAGACACCTTGAAAATCTCCCAGAGAGCTATAGACTCAATACACATCGCATAAAAAAACTGGTTCTAGTCTCCGATTTTCAGGACGTTATAGGTTCATGGAAAAATGGGACGTTGGGAGATCTAGAGATCGATTCCCCCGGAAATTCGCAAGTAGTGCATATAATTACTATCCCAGAAATTGGAATGATCATGTACAAAAAAGGAGGTGATACCTATGTCCTATCAGAGGGCACACAGATAGAGGATGGACCTGAAAGTGTACGTATTTCTGTAGGGTCAAATGTTTTGTTTAAGGTTAGTTTTAGATTTTTCATGATTGTCTGTATAAAAGGTGACCATAGGTTACTTTGGAGTCTTGATACCGGCTCCATAGTCAGGTACTGGTCAAAAAACAAGACTCTTGCTTACCACACCAAGGGGTATACCTTGGTGAAAAATAGAGAGGGACAGATTTTAGAGAATCAAATATGGTTCCAGTAGGGGTACTTTGGTGTGACTGTAAAGTCAATAATCACCCCTGACTTGTGAAGATACTCTATTTCTTTACATCTTCACTCCGAATGCTACAACTatctttacatttattaACGAATAAATTTAGgaatattttcaaaaacCAAAGTCAACATCTTCGGCGTTTAAATCTGGAAGGTTTACGAGAGACTATGAAAAACCTATACAGGCCAAAAATTTGCTCAAAAACCACAAGGATTATGTCctatattttaaaaagagACGAGATCGCATGAGCAGATATCCACAAGGCTACATTAAACGAGTACCAATTAGAACTCAGTTTTGGGGAAATTTTACGGGTAGAAACAGAAACTACACATTaccataaattttaatctGTATACTCCATACCTTTAGTTGTACTGGTGGTTTCTATAGAGACATTTGTGGACAAGCGTGAAGGCTACCCTTCGCTTTCATGTACAATATATTCATATTGGCGAAATATTGAGACATCTTTCATCACTGGTCTCAGCTCGATGGTTTATATCGCTTTGATAATTTATATGCTGATATGTGGTCGGTATGTTTCCTCTAGTTTATGTCAAATCTTGCATTAATTCGCTCAAATTATCAGATTCCTTTCTGTGTACAGAGTCACAACTCCAGATCCTACAACTCTGTGGAGAGTTTTAATTCCAAATCCATCATTAAACAATGTTTCTATCCTAACAATACTTCCTTCTACTTCAACAATTTTACTAATCACACCCTCTACTGCATCATCCAGAATGTATTCACCATACTTGACTGGGCCAATAACCACGTTTGGTGTAAAGAGACGATTTATCTGAAATTTCCTTACCTTATTTCCGCTCTCCTTTATCAAGTAATGAGGTGGTTTCTTTTTCAAATCCATAACTACAAAGTCCTTGATAAGCTCAGTATATACTCCGTAATTTGCCTCGTTTATTCTTTCCACAACCTCCTTAGTGATTGAACCCGCCTTATTTAAATAACTACTTGTTATTTGTGCATACCTAAATGACTCTATGGATTTAAATGGAGAGTGGTAATATAAGTATAATCTATATAATGGCGAAAATTAGTGTAATTTTAAAGCAAAACATTGGAAATCTTATCAGTAAATGAACGAAAttaaatgataaaatacGGGATAAATGATTCTGTATCCGAGAACAGCATCCGGAAAGCCATGCATGTTAATAGAAATTGTATATCACATTTGAAAGATGATACTCGTTCTGACACCTTATCCTCTCTACCTACTCCCTCATCCACATTAATGCTAGTCTAGACTCTTAGTGGTACACTTGACTCACTGGTCATCTTAGTACTATACAAGAGGGAGACCACTGACTCAACATGGTACCCTTGAATCAGCAGTGTACAGAGGAACAAGAGTAGGATCATGAATCAACAGAAGAGTGTCTTTAAGATCATCCTGGATCTTTTACAACTATAGACATCCTACGTGTAACAGAATACTCTCAATATATATTCATTTCGTTACTTCCATAATCTCATCAACACAGTAACTAACCTGACTCCAGAGCTGTACTCAAAGAACAGTACACTTCTATATATCAGAAATAGTGAATCTTCATAAACTAAAATGTCTCCATCCCTTACTTCACCAATTCTGTATTCTTCCATGTATTCCTCCATTAGGCTAAATATACGGGTATTTCCGAGTGATAAAATTCTTGATTCTGAAATCATCGGATTAAAGTTATTCCTCAGGTCAAGTGTAATGGGTTTAAGTTCTTTCGAGCTTTTAACTAGAGAATCCACCAATTTAGTCATAATGTAAATAATAAGAGTGAAGAAAAGAATACGCCTCATTGCACTACTCAACTAGATTCACAatgtttttaaattcaTGAAGGGATTGGTAAAAGACATTACCCCTGAAATAtgcaaaaataaaaatatcaacACTCCATTCATTTCACCCAACTAGCTGTAATCGCCAGTCAGAAATGAAGATGCAGTCCCAGATAGAAAAGTTGTCaataaaactatggaaATAAATCGGAATCATATGGACTCATTTAGAGTATAAAAACTTGTAGCTATAaaagtttaaaaattaGTCCATGTATTCCCTGTGTTAATCTACTTTGGCATTTTTTTGCGCTTTAGCAGCGCTTCATCCTGTTTGTAATAATGAGGAGCAAGCTGTGTAAGCCACTCCGGTTTAATCTCTATAACCTGTCGCATGTAATGTTTTGTAGTCAGAACTAAATCATCGTAAATTACACACTTAGGTTCCTGATCAAATAGAGACGATTGAGGATGGATGTCAACATTTTGGGGGTATTTAAGAGTCCTATATGATGCTGTTCCCCTGAATGTACTCCTAGTTGCCGCA
Above is a genomic segment from Theileria equi strain WA chromosome 4 map unlocalized gcontig_1105316255041, whole genome shotgun sequence containing:
- a CDS encoding conserved hypothetical protein (encoded by transcript BEWA_045880A), translated to MGRKSRKRAMIKPFCYFCNREFDNEKILIQHQKAKHFKCEECNRKLETANGLLVHMQQVHKMVQRRVPNAIDGRDDINCVVQGMHGVPPEVIQEFHIKQVQRADSINNKKQQRISWTQVAMAPSVEQFLTQMRTGNTHFPGMQETASVIPAPTTAGSHSTPMMAAQSATRGGASGFSQPVDIVHQTPVAQPILQPGATSGVPMASQTRVIQPLILGPKGVPVEAPEVKAPIPSRFTAPVVPMVFEKKIEPEKSDEPQTLFYKACGFAPLFVPTPALGNTRLSYSSDSVSINNYNNKIHTFIQIC
- a CDS encoding hypothetical protein (encoded by transcript BEWA_045890A) produces the protein MEIETPDCISLGKLCVFTEILTAGAKAAVLALEGIKAEALKFVKLIGIRKSELIANLLEPHGIAGYVYGVIAPLSVNAKIAFPMLTIPYESIDCIKNPQNVTARERYDTVTSRAFWDFFKANDEDLTIISDFGTWNTYKRHLENLPESYRLNTHRIKKLVLVSDFQDVIGSWKNGTLGDLEIDSPGNSQVVHIITIPEIGMIMYKKGGDTYVLSEGTQIEDGPESVRISVGSNVLFKEYFQKPKSTSSAFKSGRFTRDYEKPIQAKNLLKNHKDYVLYFKKRRDRMSRYPQGYIKRVPIRTQFWGNFTGRNRNYTLP
- a CDS encoding hypothetical protein (encoded by transcript BEWA_045900A), with product MTKLVDSLVKSSKELKPITLDLRNNFNPMISESRILSLGNTRIFSLMEEYMEEYRIGEVRDGDILVYEDSLFLIYRSVLFFEYSSGVRYAQITSSYLNKAGSITKEVVERINEANYGVYTELIKDFVVMDLKKKPPHYLIKESGNKVRKFQINRLFTPNVVIGPVKYGEYILDDAVEGVISKIVEVEGSIVRIETLFNDGFGIKTLHRVVGSGVVTLYTERNLII